The following proteins come from a genomic window of Pseudomonas putida:
- a CDS encoding succinate dehydrogenase iron-sulfur subunit, translated as MLKVEVYRYNPDTDSAPKMESFDVDTGGKDLMVLDVLALIKEKDEGFSYRRSCREGVCGSDGMNMNGKNGLACITPLSGVVKGNKLVLRPLPGLPVIRDLVVDMSIFYKQYEKVKPFLQNDTPAPAIERLQSPEDRDKLDGLYECILCACCSTSCPSFWWNPDKFLGPAALLQAYRFLADSRDTKTQERLASLDDPFSVFRCRGIMNCVNVCPKGLNPTKAIGHVRNMLLQSGT; from the coding sequence ATGTTGAAAGTCGAAGTTTATCGCTACAACCCGGATACCGACTCGGCGCCCAAGATGGAGTCGTTCGACGTCGATACCGGCGGCAAAGACCTGATGGTGCTGGACGTGCTGGCGCTGATCAAGGAGAAGGACGAGGGCTTCTCGTACCGTCGCTCCTGCCGTGAAGGCGTTTGCGGTTCCGATGGCATGAACATGAACGGCAAGAACGGCCTGGCCTGCATCACGCCGCTGTCCGGTGTGGTCAAGGGTAACAAGCTGGTTCTGCGCCCGCTGCCTGGCCTGCCGGTCATTCGTGACCTGGTCGTCGATATGAGCATCTTCTACAAGCAGTACGAGAAGGTGAAGCCGTTCCTGCAGAACGACACTCCGGCTCCGGCCATCGAGCGTCTGCAGTCGCCGGAAGATCGCGACAAGCTGGACGGTCTGTACGAGTGCATCCTGTGCGCTTGCTGCTCGACCTCCTGCCCATCGTTCTGGTGGAACCCGGACAAGTTCCTGGGCCCTGCTGCCTTGCTGCAGGCCTATCGCTTCCTGGCCGACAGCCGTGATACCAAGACCCAGGAGCGCCTGGCGTCCCTGGATGACCCGTTCAGCGTCTTCCGCTGCCGCGGGATCATGAACTGCGTCAACGTTTGCCCGAAGGGTCTGAACCCTACCAAGGCAATCGGTCACGTACGTAACATGCTGCTGCAAAGCGGCACCTGA